TACTGCCATGGGTCGCGCGTCGCGCACCTCATCGCGAGCGTGCTCGCGCGCGAAGCGGCCTCCGGCGCGCTGCCCATCCAGGTCAAGCGCCGGATGCGCGACCAGGAACTCTCCAGCCCTCGGGTGCCCTTCGGCGCACTCCCATCCACAGACGCCCTCGCTTCGCGGGAGCTCGCACATCCGTGAGAAACACCATGCCCCAGCGCTATCTCCCCCCTCGTGACGCCTACGAGCTGCGAATCTCGAGGATCTGGGCGAACCGCCTGCACCGGGATGCTCCCGGAATCGGGATGCAGGATGACTTCTTCGACCTCGGCGGCGACCGTGCCGGGGCGGAGGCCGTCCTCGCCGCGATCTCGGCGCGGTTCAATGCCCCGCTCTCCCTGGAGGCGTTCCTCGAGGCGCCGACCATCGAGCGCCTCGGCTGCCTGTTGCGCGCGCGGTCCCGGAAGCTCAACGCGCAGCCCCTCGTCCCGCTCCAGCCAGACGGCTCGAAGCGCCCCTTCTTCTTCCTGCCGGGCGGGGAGGGGGCCCCGCTCAACGCCTATGCGCTGGCGCGCTGGATGGGGCCGGATCAGCCCCTCTACGGCCTTCAGACCCGCGGCCTCCATGGCGAGCGCCCGCCCTTCGAGCGCATCGAGGACATGGCGGCCGACCACATCGCGACCCTGCGTGTCGTGCAGCCGCGCGGCCCCTACCTCCTGGGGGGCCATTGCTCCGGCGGCATGGTCGCGCTGGAGATGGCCCTGCAGCTTCAACGCAAAGGGGAACAGGTGGCCGTGCTCGCCGTGTGCGACGCCTGGTCCCCCGCCAAACTCAGCCTCCGCATGCCGAACGAGACCTTCCTGGACGACCTGGTCGAGTTCTACTCCATCGTCGCGGCGGGCTTCCGGTACTGGTTCGACGTGGACGTCGGGCTGAAGAGCGACGAGCTGCGTGCCCTCGATCCACGCCAGCGCATCACGCACTTCATGGAGCTCGCCAGGAAGCACGGGGCCTATCCACCGGACGAGCCCGACGCGCGCATCGAGCACATCCTGGCGCTCTATCGCGCGGCCAGCGACTCCGCCTACGTGCCGGCCGAACGCTTCCGGGGGCCCATCACGTTCCTGCGCGCGATCGACAGCAAGTTCTGCGAAACGGTCACCGAGGGGTGGGAGGACCTCACGACCCAACCGCTGCGCCTGCGCATGGTCCAGGGCAACCACGTCTCGCTGCTGACCGAGCCGCACGTGCAGGAGGTGGCGAACGAGCTCCGCGCCGCCATCGCGGAGGCACGGGTGTCGTAGGCGGTGAGCCAGTCCTGAGCTGCCTTTACGTCGCCGGGTACAGCACCTGTCGCCCCCGCACTTGCGCGAAGGCGGTAAGCCGGTGCGGCTCCACGCGGGTGGGGCTCGTGATGTGCTTCACCGGGACGCCCCTTGCCCAGAGCGCATCCGCCACCAGCGAGCGATGGCAGCGCCAGCGCAGCGCCTCCGCGCACATCAGGGCCACCGGCCCCCGCAGCGCCACCTCGCGCAGTGCCTCCAGTCCCTGCGCGAAGTCCTCCGTCAGCATGTAGTCCGCGTAGCCGCGAAAGCTCAGGTTGCGCCAGGCCGCGTTGGGCGAGTCCTTGCGCGCACGCCGCAGCCCGCCGAGCGCCGGCAGGTGCAGGTGTTCGACCCCCACCCATGCCAGCGTCCTTCCCAGCACGTCCACGTTGAACTGCGGGTTCGTGCGGGAGCGCGGCACCGTGCGGATGTCCACCAGCGTCCGCACGCCGTTCACCCACAGCATCTCCACCAGCTCCTCGATGGTGCGCGTGGAGTGGCCCAGCGCGAACACCTGGACGCCGCCCCATCCTCGCGCCCGCCTCGGCATCCCCATCATCGGTCCTCAGGCCCGCCAGGTTCAGTCCCTTCAATATTGGACGTGGGCCAGCGCCCGACAAGGCATCCCGCCGCCCGGGTAGGGCAATGAAAACGGGCTGGAGACCTCGCGGTCTCCAGCCCGTCGTCATTTCAGGCGTTCTTCAATGCCTTGGGGCTCAGCAGCTGTAGTTGCACCGCGACCAGCAGAGCGCCTCATCCTGCTCGCATTTCGCCTCGCACGCCGGGTCGCCATTACAGGAGTAGAACGAGCACCTCTCAGCCCAGTCGTCACACAACGAGCAGCAGGGAGCGGCGACCGTCTCCTCCGCGCCCAACGTCGCGCTTCCCACAGCCACGGCAGCTCCCATCACGAATCCGATGAGCCCCATCTTCAAGGTCTTCTTCATCCAGCTTCCCTCGTCGTGGTTGTTTGACCTGGGACGGTCCAAGGTCCGTCCCATGGGCGAGTGTATGGACTTTCACGAATCACCCAAGCGAGTAAGTTCGGACTCATGAGCACTCATGGACAGCCCCCTCCCTCCCACACGCGAGGAAGGCTCATCTGGGTGGGTTCACTGCTTGTGTTGGCGTTGCTCTTGCGCGGCTTCGTTGTCCAGCCGCACCACATCGTCTCCGGCTCGATGATGCCGACACTGGCCGTGAGAGACCGGCTGGTGGTGGACAAGCTGTCCTACCGCCTCCATCCACCCCGGGCCGGGGACATCGTCGTCTTCGAGCCGCCTCCCGAGCTCGTACGCTCCGGCGATCTCTCAGGGCACTCGTCCATCAAGCGGGTGATTGCCCTGCCGGGACAGGAGGTTCGCGTACACGACGGACAGGTGTTCGTGGATGGCACGCCCCTCCAGGAGCCCTACGTCGCGGAGGCGCCAGCCTACGAGTGGGGGCCCGCGCGCGTGCCCGAGGACAGGCTCTTCGTGCTCGGAGACAACCGGAACGGGAGCAGCGACTCGCATGTCTGGGGTGTCCTGCCCATGCGCGCCGTCACCGGCCGGGCCTGGCTGCGCTTCTGGCCACCGGCGCGGATGGGGGCGCTGTGAGTGTCACAGCGCCCCGCGAACTGCCCGTCGGGGTTCCGCTAGACGGGGTTCTCCTCGCTGCAGGTCAGCGAAGCTTCCTCGGCCTGGCGGGCCTCGTCAGCGGACACGGAGGCCGTGGGCTCGGAGGGCTCGGCCGGCGCGGTCAGGCAACCGGTGCCGTAGTACTCACCACACGTCACCCAATAGCCGGGACCAATGTTACAGAGGTCGTGGCATAGAGCGTAGTTACAGACTTCAATGCACTGGGGGGCCCGGCCAGCGCCGCCGTGGGCGCGAAGGAGAGGACAGCAGAGACCATCAGCAGGAACTTCGTCCGCTTGCTCATGCTTGTTCCAATCAGGGGGGGGGGCCCGGCCAGTGTGGGCCGCTTCCCCTGACAAGTAAATGCATGTCATTGCCGCACCTGGCGCCCTCGGGTTTCGTGTTTGCTATTGGGAAACTTTCCGCCCGGGCCGGAGCTCTCGCTGGCGGACCAGGAACAGGCGAGCTGGGGTGGGTACACCACGTCGGTGGAGCTGGCCCCGGCGAAGTGCTCCGGGAACGCGCTGGCCTATGGCGCGTCCTGCAGCCACGGCTGGTGCGACAACGTCCGGCTGGGCTGCAACACCCCGCCGAGCGGCACCACGAAGGGCTATCCGACCTGGACGCCGTCCTTCTCCGAGGAGTCCACGCTCTGAGCGCGACCGTCCCCGCCGCGTCCTCACGCGGCGGGGACCGCCTGCGAGGCTTCAGGCATGATGACGGCCTGCCCGCCCTGGAGCTGCGCGCATGCCTCCGTTCGATGATCACCAACGCCTGGGTCTCGAAGTCGAATGCGCGGACGTCCTGCTCAACATGGGGGCCACCGCGGGGGACACCTACGGCATCGCCGTCATGGAGACCCAGGAGACGCATGCCGAGACGGGGCTGCCGTGGTTCTCCGTCGTCCTCAAGAAGCACAAGGCCTACATCAACAAGGTGGTGAGCAGTTCTACTCCGAGCCGGACCTCATCCAGACGATGTTCACCGACGCGCCCCGCAAGGCGCTGTACACCGCGAGCCGGACCTGCGCGAACACCTGGGCGAACTCGGCGCACTTCGCCGCCATCGCGGACCGTGACGAGCTCCGGGGCCTGCTCACCCTGGCCCTCTACACGGCGCTCTGTGAGAAGCGGTTCGGCGGAATGCCCGGCTCCCTGGGCAAGGACCGCACCCAGCCGCTGCCCAAGGTGGGCGTGGACGACCTGGCCCGCCTGGTGCTGCCGGCCCCTGAGCAGGCCGGGCTCGTCGCCTGCATCCAGCAGGTCGCCACGAGCGCCCGGGGCATGCCCGCTTCGCTGCGCACTCTCGCTCGACCAGCAGCCGAACGCCGACGCCGTCGAGGACCTCAAGACGTCCTACCTGACGCCATGGTTCCGCACGCCCCGCACGCGCTACGTGATTGACCTGGATCCCACGCAGATCAACTCACGGGTGGGGCGACGCCTACCGGCAAGCCCGTCTTCCCCAAGCGCGTGGCCGGACGTGCGCTCTTCGTCGCGGAGGTGCGCAACAGCAAGAGCGCCTTCTGCAAGAAGTACTACGGCGACCTCTAAGGGAGGCGCCCCTCGCTCCCGGAGCACCAGGCGGTCGCTCTCCTTCCGCCACTGCGGTTGCGCCTCCGCGCCCCGGGCGCCAGCGTCAAGGACTGATCATGAGGCATTGGGGAGCCAAGGCAATGGCGGAACAAATCACGCAGCAAAAGAAGGCCCAGGAGCCTGTCATCCCTGCGCAGCTGGGGGTCCAGGCGAACCGCAAGATCGAGGATCATGCGCTCATCGGAAACCTGCGCTCGGCGGCATTGGTCGCCCGGGACGGGACCATCGACTGGTTGTGCTTGCCAGACTTCGACTCGGACGCCTGCTTCGCGAGCCTGCTCGGCACGGAGGAGAACGGCGAGTGGGCGCTCGCACCAAGGGAGCCCATCCAGAAGATCACCCGCCGCTATCGGAAGGACACCCTGATCCTCGAGACGGAGTTCACCTGCGCCTCGGGCTCCGTCCGGTTGATCGACTTCATGCCCGTCAGCCAGGAGTTCCCCAGGATCGTCCGGACCGTCGTGGGGGTGAAGGGGAGGGTGGCGATGCACTCGAAGCTGACGCCACGCTTCGCCTTTGGCCGCTCCATTCCCAGGGTGGAAAGCGTGGACGGCTCGCTCCGAGCGTTCGCCGGCCCGGACGCGTTGTTCCTCCGGCGCACGGACAGGGATACCGCGTCCCCGCTGGTCTCGAACTTCGAGGTGACCGAGGGCCAGCGGTTCTCCTGGGTGATGAGCTGGAACTACTCGTGGTTGGATCAGGTCCCGCCGCATCTGGATGCGGACAAGGCCGAACAGGAGACCGACCGCTACTGGACCCAGTGGGTGTCGAAGATCGTCCCGCCGCCGAGGTACCGCGACGAGGTCGTCCGCTCCCTCATCACCATCAAGGCCTGCAGCTACGAGAGCACGGGCGGAATCGTGGCCGCGCCCACCACGTCGCTCCCGGAGACGCCGGGAGGCGAACGCAACTGGGACTACCGCTTCACGTGGCTGCGCGACGCCGTGCTCGCGCACAACGCCCTGAACCGCGCGGGCCTGAGCGATGAGGCGTCCTCGTTCTGGAAGTGGGTGATGCGTGCCATCGCGGGAGACCCCGCCCAGATGCAGATCATGTACGGAATCCGAGGCGAGCGCCGCCTCACGGAGTCCAATCTGGACTGGCTCAACGGCTACGGTGGCGCGAAGCCCGTGCGCATCGGCAACGGGGCCTACAACCAGTTCCAGCTCGACGTGCTCGGCGAGGTGGCCGCGGTGCTCTACGCGGGCGCGAAATACTTCGGCGAGGTCGGCCCCGTCGCGCAGCGCGCGCTGCTCAACGTCGCCGAGCACGCGATGAAGGTCTGGCGGAATCCCGACAAGGGCATCTGGGAGATGCGCGGACCCAATCGCCACTTCACCGCCTCCAAGGTGGCCGCGTGGGCGGCGCTCGACCGGGCCATCAAGGCCTCGGATGAGACGAAGATGGCGGCCCCGATGGAGCGGCTGCTGGAAGCCCGGGAGAGCATCTTCGAGGAGGTCTGCGCGCAGGGGTTCAATCCCGAGCTGAACAGCTTCACGCAGTACTACGGCGGCAAGCAGATGGACGCGAGCCTGCTCTACATCCCCCTGACCGGGTTCCTTCCGGCAACGGACCCGCGGGTGGTGGGCACGGTGGAGCGCA
This DNA window, taken from Corallococcus coralloides DSM 2259, encodes the following:
- a CDS encoding glycoside hydrolase family 15 protein; its protein translation is MAEQITQQKKAQEPVIPAQLGVQANRKIEDHALIGNLRSAALVARDGTIDWLCLPDFDSDACFASLLGTEENGEWALAPREPIQKITRRYRKDTLILETEFTCASGSVRLIDFMPVSQEFPRIVRTVVGVKGRVAMHSKLTPRFAFGRSIPRVESVDGSLRAFAGPDALFLRRTDRDTASPLVSNFEVTEGQRFSWVMSWNYSWLDQVPPHLDADKAEQETDRYWTQWVSKIVPPPRYRDEVVRSLITIKACSYESTGGIVAAPTTSLPETPGGERNWDYRFTWLRDAVLAHNALNRAGLSDEASSFWKWVMRAIAGDPAQMQIMYGIRGERRLTESNLDWLNGYGGAKPVRIGNGAYNQFQLDVLGEVAAVLYAGAKYFGEVGPVAQRALLNVAEHAMKVWRNPDKGIWEMRGPNRHFTASKVAAWAALDRAIKASDETKMAAPMERLLEARESIFEEVCAQGFNPELNSFTQYYGGKQMDASLLYIPLTGFLPATDPRVVGTVERIERELIQDGLVLRFKPDAAGSVDGLSGEEGTFLACSFWLADVYQMMGRFEDARRLFEHLLSLSNDLGLLAEEYMPKLRAQLGNFPQAFSHFSLVNAAYILTEPRA
- the lepB gene encoding signal peptidase I, coding for MGSLLVLALLLRGFVVQPHHIVSGSMMPTLAVRDRLVVDKLSYRLHPPRAGDIVVFEPPPELVRSGDLSGHSSIKRVIALPGQEVRVHDGQVFVDGTPLQEPYVAEAPAYEWGPARVPEDRLFVLGDNRNGSSDSHVWGVLPMRAVTGRAWLRFWPPARMGAL
- a CDS encoding DUF488 family protein, with translation MPRRARGWGGVQVFALGHSTRTIEELVEMLWVNGVRTLVDIRTVPRSRTNPQFNVDVLGRTLAWVGVEHLHLPALGGLRRARKDSPNAAWRNLSFRGYADYMLTEDFAQGLEALREVALRGPVALMCAEALRWRCHRSLVADALWARGVPVKHITSPTRVEPHRLTAFAQVRGRQVLYPAT
- a CDS encoding thioesterase domain-containing protein, with protein sequence MPQRYLPPRDAYELRISRIWANRLHRDAPGIGMQDDFFDLGGDRAGAEAVLAAISARFNAPLSLEAFLEAPTIERLGCLLRARSRKLNAQPLVPLQPDGSKRPFFFLPGGEGAPLNAYALARWMGPDQPLYGLQTRGLHGERPPFERIEDMAADHIATLRVVQPRGPYLLGGHCSGGMVALEMALQLQRKGEQVAVLAVCDAWSPAKLSLRMPNETFLDDLVEFYSIVAAGFRYWFDVDVGLKSDELRALDPRQRITHFMELARKHGAYPPDEPDARIEHILALYRAASDSAYVPAERFRGPITFLRAIDSKFCETVTEGWEDLTTQPLRLRMVQGNHVSLLTEPHVQEVANELRAAIAEARVS